In Chryseobacterium oranimense, a single window of DNA contains:
- a CDS encoding glycosyltransferase family 2 protein, whose protein sequence is MMVSVIVPVYNVENYLAKCLDSLVGQTLQDIEIIVVDDGSKDRSGLIIKEYAKNFPEKIKAFSKENGGLSDARNFGIERAGGAYIGFVDSDDYVTETMFEEMLQLAEKHQAKMVICNIQKVDQDGKVTQKLTQIPNMTEKIELEDHFSVFSDLSYFACNKLFKKELFEHRRFKKAVHFEDIQLIPQLLLECSVLAQTQNFHYQYLERTDSITKTHTEKGLDILKAVKNVEAAFEKSEYSHKRKELKNFQIFEGVYSFLAYLAFVKDSSIFYKMDAELAVFMEERKIKIRDILNYNRFGKNYLLSLPLKKKIFYLLFFAGQKKLIRRLL, encoded by the coding sequence ATGATGGTTTCAGTTATAGTTCCCGTTTATAACGTAGAAAATTATCTGGCGAAATGTCTGGATTCCCTGGTTGGTCAAACTCTTCAGGATATTGAGATTATAGTTGTTGATGACGGCAGCAAAGACCGTTCAGGACTTATTATTAAAGAATATGCAAAGAATTTCCCTGAAAAGATAAAAGCCTTTTCCAAAGAGAACGGTGGTTTAAGTGATGCCAGAAATTTTGGAATAGAAAGAGCTGGAGGAGCCTATATCGGTTTTGTAGACAGTGACGACTACGTTACTGAAACGATGTTTGAAGAAATGCTGCAGCTGGCAGAAAAACATCAGGCTAAAATGGTCATCTGCAATATTCAGAAAGTAGATCAGGACGGAAAAGTAACCCAAAAGCTGACTCAGATTCCCAATATGACTGAAAAAATAGAACTGGAAGATCATTTCTCTGTTTTTTCAGATCTCAGCTACTTTGCCTGTAATAAGTTGTTCAAAAAAGAGCTTTTCGAGCATAGAAGATTTAAAAAAGCAGTTCATTTTGAAGATATTCAGCTGATACCACAATTGCTTCTGGAGTGCAGCGTTTTGGCTCAGACTCAGAATTTTCATTATCAGTACCTGGAACGTACGGATTCTATTACAAAAACACACACGGAAAAAGGTCTTGATATCCTGAAAGCAGTAAAAAATGTGGAAGCTGCATTTGAAAAATCAGAATATTCCCACAAAAGAAAAGAGCTTAAAAATTTCCAGATTTTTGAAGGGGTATATTCATTTTTGGCATACCTGGCTTTCGTAAAAGACAGTAGTATATTTTATAAAATGGACGCTGAACTGGCCGTTTTCATGGAAGAAAGAAAAATAAAAATTCGAGATATATTAAACTATAATCGTTTTGGTAAGAATTATCTTTTATCTTTGCCGTTGAAAAAAAAGATTTTTTATCTGTTGTTTTTTGCAGGACAAAAGAAGCTGATAAGAAGATTGTTATAA
- a CDS encoding SGNH/GDSL hydrolase family protein — MKKKLLISIVLLAGVFCFVYFWNKYSYAGEKDYFSSRTKPENGLQIGIIGDSWVVRQNLDSLLQKKLLDKGIQSQIYSSGNPGAKTKKIYENLFKDDSEEFSSKKVIEKKPDYCIVIAGVNDAATHVGPGFYTHHMVMIIKTLLHYNIRPVIVSLPEFGVEEDFKNKNIISSLSNRGAELVLNEGAQFKIPEYRNALSEELKNDGLDKKVIMLNFDEVSPDFDKDRDLYADPLHLNKQGYQKFSEFLANGIVNLEGRK, encoded by the coding sequence ATGAAAAAAAAATTATTAATAAGTATTGTTCTGTTAGCCGGAGTATTCTGCTTCGTGTATTTCTGGAATAAATATTCCTATGCCGGCGAGAAAGATTATTTTTCTTCCCGTACAAAACCGGAAAACGGTTTGCAGATCGGCATTATTGGCGACAGTTGGGTCGTAAGGCAGAATCTGGATTCACTTTTACAGAAAAAGCTTTTGGATAAAGGAATACAGTCACAGATCTATTCTTCAGGAAATCCCGGGGCTAAAACCAAAAAGATTTACGAAAACCTCTTTAAAGATGATAGTGAGGAATTCTCTTCTAAAAAAGTCATCGAAAAAAAGCCGGATTACTGCATTGTAATTGCCGGAGTGAACGATGCCGCAACCCATGTAGGGCCTGGATTTTATACCCATCATATGGTGATGATCATTAAAACGCTCCTGCATTATAACATCAGGCCGGTTATAGTTTCCCTTCCGGAATTTGGCGTTGAAGAAGATTTTAAAAATAAAAATATAATCAGCAGCCTCAGTAACAGAGGGGCCGAACTGGTTTTGAACGAAGGCGCTCAATTTAAAATACCGGAATACAGAAATGCCCTGTCCGAAGAATTAAAAAATGACGGTCTGGACAAGAAGGTGATCATGCTCAATTTCGATGAAGTAAGTCCTGATTTTGATAAAGACCGGGACCTATATGCAGATCCTCTGCATTTAAACAAGCAGGGGTATCAGAAATTCAGCGAATTTCTGGCCAACGGAATTGTTAATTTAGAAGGAAGAAAATGA
- a CDS encoding formimidoylglutamase, with amino-acid sequence MDFEDFIISPRNFKAESWQIGSRITKDIKEDSIVLLFVSDYRGAGGDAEVQDFTAVRKEFYKLSQLDFEIPVVDLGDLVSGKSVQDSHYILQEVLSACHYKRALPVIIGGSNDFAFSLFSTLNFHKQNINYTQISNIISLQQGETINELTFLGKILGSKNFSIKNYHHLGYQKHLNETDSVRLIKEVQFDIVRLAEMMNSTEKTEPFFRKADLVTLNCDAIESFSEPFSMNPQVNGLNRREICAYMKEIGLSENLKSVGIFNYNIYSESQLNHQLLAQMLWYLIEGINIQRSHPKERHYELFYVLIDDEQYAFKRDTFSNLWYFGEDENIENCIPCSKKDFEEAKRGTLNPRLTF; translated from the coding sequence ATGGATTTTGAAGATTTTATCATTTCACCAAGGAATTTCAAAGCAGAAAGCTGGCAGATCGGCAGCAGGATCACGAAAGATATAAAGGAAGACAGCATTGTCCTTCTTTTTGTTTCAGATTACAGAGGTGCGGGCGGTGATGCGGAAGTGCAGGACTTTACAGCGGTGAGAAAAGAATTTTATAAACTTTCACAGCTGGATTTTGAAATCCCTGTCGTAGATCTTGGGGACCTGGTTTCCGGAAAATCTGTTCAGGATTCACATTACATTCTGCAGGAAGTTCTGTCGGCATGCCATTACAAAAGAGCCCTTCCGGTAATTATCGGGGGATCCAATGATTTTGCCTTTTCATTATTCTCAACATTGAATTTTCATAAGCAAAATATCAACTATACCCAGATCAGCAATATTATTTCCCTGCAGCAGGGCGAAACAATTAACGAACTCACTTTTTTGGGGAAAATACTGGGGTCCAAAAATTTTTCTATTAAGAATTATCACCATTTGGGTTATCAGAAACATTTGAACGAAACAGATTCGGTAAGACTGATCAAAGAAGTACAGTTTGATATTGTCCGTCTGGCAGAAATGATGAATTCCACGGAAAAAACAGAACCGTTTTTCAGAAAAGCAGATCTGGTCACCTTAAACTGTGATGCCATTGAAAGCTTCAGCGAGCCGTTTTCCATGAATCCTCAGGTCAATGGATTGAACAGGAGAGAGATATGTGCCTATATGAAAGAAATAGGGCTGAGTGAAAATTTAAAATCCGTAGGTATTTTTAATTATAATATTTACTCCGAAAGCCAGCTCAACCACCAGCTGCTTGCACAAATGCTCTGGTATCTGATTGAAGGGATCAATATTCAGCGGTCTCACCCGAAAGAAAGACATTACGAGCTATTCTATGTTTTGATTGATGATGAACAGTATGCTTTCAAAAGAGATACCTTCAGCAATCTCTGGTATTTTGGAGAAGATGAAAATATAGAAAACTGTATCCCATGTTCTAAAAAAGATTTTGAAGAAGCAAAAAGAGGAACGCTTAATCCCAGGCTGACTTTTTAA